In Aspergillus luchuensis IFO 4308 DNA, chromosome 1, nearly complete sequence, the following are encoded in one genomic region:
- a CDS encoding uncharacterized protein (COG:S;~EggNog:ENOG410PTXW;~InterPro:IPR001005,IPR009057,IPR017930;~PFAM:PF00249), with translation MARLVQSREVAQSSTGLSKGQGVWTGSPMRRRVTRSQSRELEELRTQQAPRGSGGDDGEPSAGAGRRRWGTQSKGPVSGKGLDVVVEESPQRSAQKTGPQYGNQVIPETPEDEHNISGTTILPSEPDHDLDVDIMVEALPDLERAAANVLDFLVPGSADPVSIMSRAKQLRDPAGTQSRRLQRSVTNLNHEAKYFGQKSPLTYLDVEYIVEVSGLEDYSKPVLYKANCARFALRMLLATPGTESSPEQAISTIHDEFPSPFMANLVERGAQKSVDESYLEKETWQLALEIRTQYLIMQLEAHQNDDDFDPVEILTTGFFLDAPKDAPSDAERRFRGFNLERFTDARGELPSKYRSDVESRYDDMRVVLEVDGTIGALKGDYRWQKFVMQAARWIRKRCDEVNNDLKGQISSMDMHESFYAIAKSRQSISGTPALSTPSGRFSNRLSTTENTARRSATTSGTPQVSQPSSQARPPATASTNAQKVATPMSAQNPFHTVPEIIEPERSAPRVASVARDVLPPAATEGPSETRPQKKFRKYPFNNRDAIARMGQRRQELRHSIDASTSRRQSDPVRPNASEVVDQSAADRRQTVSAIPPRQRSADPAPPSEVQTTFDASRTLVNDETQVNDDTEAYEDTQLNDGNETHEETQLNDEHTTAEDTELFVCDEPLDISQHTENHPERSHSPPMNRSVPRPRRETGSTLAPPRMENNLSLPSSRDVWNMANSRSRATPEASNSSRPAFIDRQENAVCVSPVSQTSGPRSVERRPRGRPPKRRRETETVSESEEEYDTDNREVATERRRAEKPEQARQSKRARVDSGHEGAGDEAQVRHRSRSQEAAGSPVRTQTPSPQAENRQAMPPPVPKRRTRGWTDAEDRRLIRLIEEHGVSWTKIEDENTIQPEREGEARFENRNQVQIKDRARNLRIKFLRESQPIPKNFVDVTMKGVDKKKLRDQGIDPDRRE, from the exons ATGGCGCGGCTGGTTCAGTCACGAGAGGTCGCACAATCCTCGACTGGTTTGTCTAAAGGCCAAGGGGTTTGGACGGGGAGTCCTATGCGCAGACGTGTCACCAGAAGTCAGAGTCGAGAGTTAGAGGAACTTAGGACCCAACAGGCTCCtcgtggtagtggtggtgatgatggcgagcCGTCGGCAGGTGCTGGTCGGAGAAGGTGGGGCACCCAAAGTAAGGGACCAGTGAGCGGGAAGG GCTTAGATGTTGTGGTTGAAGAATCACCGCAAAGGTCGGCTCAGAAGACTGGCCCGCAGTATGGGAACCAGGTCATTCCTGAGACTCCGGAAGATGAACACAACATCTCCGGTACTACTATTCTTCCCTCAGAACCGGACCATGATCTGGATGTGGATATCATGGTCGAGGCACTGCCGGACTTGGAGCGTGCAGCTGCCAATGTACTTGATTTCCTCGTTCCTGGGTCGGCAGATCCAGTCAGCATCATGAGCAGGGCGAAGCAGCTGAGGGATCCTGCTGGTACTCAGAGCAGACGGCTGCAGCGGTCTGTGACTAACTTGAACCATGAAGCGAAGTACTTTGGTCAAAAGAGCCCTCTCACTTATCTTGATGTGGAGTACATTGTGGAAGTCAGTGGGCTTGAAGACTACTCGAAGCCTGTGCTCTACAAAGCCAATTGTGCTCGTTTTGCGTTGCGAATGCTCCTGGCTACACCTGGTACTGAGTCCTCTCCAGAGCAGGCAATTTCCACCATCCATGATGAGTTTCCGTCGCCTTTCATGGCTAATCTGGTGGAAAGGGGTGCCCAGAAGTCTGTCGATGAAAGCtatctggagaaggagactTGGCAGCTGGCTCTAGAGATTCGCACACAGTACTTGATAATGCAGCTTGAAGCACatcagaatgatgatgactttgacCCAGTTGAGATACTGACAaccggcttcttcttggacgcGCCCAAGGACGCACCCAGCGATGCCGAGCGTCGGTTTCGCGGCTTCAATCTGGAGAGGTTCACTGATGCCCGAGGGGAACTTCCATCGAAATATCGGAGTGACGTTGAAAGCCGTTATGACGATATGCGTGTCGTTCTGGAAGTCGACGGTACTATTGGAGCACTCAAGGGTGACTACCGCTGGCAGAAGTTCGTCATGCAGGCCGCCCGATGGATTCGCAAGAGGTGTGACGAGGTGAACAATGACTTGAAAGGCCAAATAAGCTCCATGGACATGCATGAGAGCTTCTATGCCATTGCAAAGTCACGCCAAAGTATTAGCGGCACGCCGGCATTGTCCACTCCCAGCGGGCGCTTTTCTAATCGTCTATCCACGACTGAGAACACAGCACGGAGGTCTGCTACTACTTCAGGTACGCCACAGGTCTCGCAGCCTTCGTCGCAAGCAAGGCCTCCTGCGACCGCTTCTACAAATGCACAAAAGGTTGCAACACCCATGTCTGCCCAGAACCCGTTTCACACAGTTCCAGAGATCATTGAACCAGAGAGAAGCGCGCCCAGAGTCGCTTCAGTCGCCCGCGATGTTTTGCCTCCTGCTGCAACAGAGGGGCCATCTGAGACCAGGCCTCAGAAGAAGTTTCGCAAATA CCCCTTTAATAACCGAGACGCTATCGCCCGGATGGGTCAACGAAGGCAAGAGCTTCGTCATTCAATTGATGCGTCAACCTCTCGCCGACAATCTGACCCAGTCAGACCCAATGCTTCTGAAGTGGTAGATCAGTCTGCAGCCGACAGGCGACAGACTGTGTCTGCAATCCCACCTCGCCAGAGGTCAGCGGACCCAGCACCGCCCAGTGAGGTCCAGACTACCTTTGACGCTTCTCGCACGCTCGTAAATGATGAAACGCAGGTTAACGATGACACTGAGGCTTATGAGGATACGCAGCTGAATGATGGCAATGAGACACATGAAGAGACCCAGCTGAACGATGAACACACAACGGCTGAAGACACAGAACTTTTCGTATGCGACGAACCACTTGATATAAGTCAGCATACTGAGAATCATCCGGAGAGGTCCCATAGTCCTCCGATGAATCGGTCCGTCCCAAGACCCCGCAGGGAGACTGGGTCTACATTGGCGCCTCCTAGAATGGAAAACAACCTTTCGCTCCCCTCAAGCAGGGATGTCTGGAACATGGCGAATTCTCGGTCGCGGGCCACGCCAGAAGCTTCTAATAGCTCACGACCTGCGTTTATCGACCGCCAAGAAAACGCAGTGTGCGTTTCTCCGGTCAGCCAGACGTCGGGACCGAGAAGTGTGGAACGGAGACCTCGTGGACGGCCCCCCAAACGCAGACGTGAAACCGAGACTGTCTCTGAGAGCGAAGAGGAGTATGATACTGATAACCGTGAAGTGGCCACGGAACGCCGGCGTGCCGAAAAGCCCGAGCAGGCGCGACAAAGCAAGCGCGCAAGGGTAGACAGCGGCCATGAAGGAGCCGGGGACGAGGCCCAGGTTCGACATCGGTCCAGGTCGCAGGAAGCTGCTGGTTCCCCGGTTCGTACGCAGACCCCTTCGCCGCAAGCAGAGAACCGCCAGGCGATGCCACCACCGGTACCTAAGCGGAGAACCAGAGGCTGGACAGATGCCGAAGATCGCCGGTTGATACGTTTGATCGAAGAGCATGGTGTTTCGTGGACGAAGATCGAAGACGAGAACACGATACAGCCtgaaagggagggagaagcccGATTCGAAAATCGGAACCAGGTGCAAATAAAGGACCGTGCGAGGAACTTGAGAATCAAATTCCTTCG GGAGTCCCAACCGATCCCCAAGAACTTTGTAGACGTGACAATGAAGGGggtggacaagaagaagctccgGGATCAAGGTATTGACCCAGACCGTAGGGAATAA
- a CDS encoding uncharacterized protein (SECRETED:SignalP(1-17)), whose protein sequence is MKFSVLFTALFAALVTAQHAKGGGGVSAHGKRQHLETCHTPDARDCCSACWGASHYTHIDIPDCCGKCGC, encoded by the exons ATGAAGTTCTCTGTTCTTTTCACGGCCCTCTTTGCTGCCCTCGTCACAGCTCAACACGCGaaaggcggtggtggagtgTCTGCACATGGAAAGCGCCAG CATCTCGAAACGTGCCACACCCCTGATGCCCGCGATTGCTGCTCGGCTTGCTGGGGTGCTTCTCACTACACTCATATTGACATCCCAGACTGCTGCGGCAAGTGTGGCTGCTAA
- a CDS encoding Zn(II)2Cys6 transcription factor (COG:S;~EggNog:ENOG410PMYC;~InterPro:IPR036864,IPR001138;~PFAM:PF00172;~go_function: GO:0000981 - DNA-binding transcription factor activity, RNA polymerase II-specific [Evidence IEA];~go_function: GO:0008270 - zinc ion binding [Evidence IEA];~go_process: GO:0006355 - regulation of transcription, DNA-templated [Evidence IEA]), giving the protein MGLRRSCVFCRTRKIRCSGESICSACRKRNLSCEYSPEARKGRPAQRGTTTSQPPVVSQPHDKNGSDNLSLLSGTPAETSSTSDSQTHGHGESATSSDLSTHVGDELERRFNAYFITKTDSGSNIFQTAIATYQRELDKSPRKTPFHSIQLPLSYDGLLSFMASEMVGILPLRFSHLGVQQLEAPNQNFYVSTLAADTTRTMFDPLESAVDPLMVLGKHLILQLVDVWFSAHPLSHLVSKTLLATAIQDDTVDKALLAVILVDACDIQSIVSGLQKCAPIDPQTLYSFAILQLKQRTVVLGHPSVLSTAQALFLVGWRELCLGHARRATCFTGYACRIIATLYTFWQAGDHRKCSRKLNGVDVGAVEQELAQNVYWICLATTTWGFMQSNQPFSLLTPETTPDFPCLDEGASAILRLDRASGNISTLQAQIQATQCLWPLSHITSTVAHIYTLYLNAPTVNKEKQAVPWQKQHLHELHQLFQPCFDRSVLASRMHRILLNAIELVKNEVTVASSRSFLLTAYHSIAIHMLFSGDKNDQKRPAISPSVIDPFCQSASALLTILQQRPSRLANLMPTKEFRSVDESSIMLYALDTCSRGFSYIYAQHEHSSIEERNVISHQQSQLAHLANQLHEACKGDVISRLGAAILPVKKRLKRAKQAFEQLGSSAIPQSALLSSQNAQTPSSNSSAANDPLMDPGLNIGQMADPSLAPDGSESLPLMAIDQTLSLSENPCEIYDPGFFLDGPVTGSLLGFPGLAKMNMQLQDYVSLESDLDQDALAFLSQGTSGISFDELNVQSADTNPSDPQHSDFL; this is encoded by the coding sequence ATGGGTCTGCGACGCAGCTGTGTCTTCTGTCGTACCCGGAAGATTCGATGTTCCGGTGAATCTATTTGCAGTGCCTGTCGGAAGCGCAACCTCAGCTGCGAATACAGTCCGGAAGCTCGAAAGGGACGGCCCGCGCAGagaggaacaacaacatcacaacCTCCGGTGGTGTCGCAACCACATGATAAAAATGGTAGCGATAACTTGTCGTTGCTGTCGGGAACACCCGCAGAGACTTCCTCGACGTCTGACTCACAAACGCATGGACACGGGGAATCTGCAACAAGCTCCGATCTGAGTACTCATGTTGGCGATGAACTGGAGCGAAGATTCAATGCCTACTTTATCACGAAGACTGACTCGGGCTCCAATATCTTCCAAACTGCAATCGCTACCTATCAACGGGAGTTGGACAAGTCTCCTCGGAAAACCCCATTCCATTCAATACAGCTTCCTTTGAGCTATGATGGGTTGCTGTCCTTTATGgcgtcggagatggtgggcATCCTGCCGCTCCGCTTTAGTCACCTAGGAGTTCAGCAGTTGGAGGCTCCGAATCAAAACTTTTATGTATCAACCCTGGCAGCGGACACCACGCGTACGATGTTTGACCCCCTTGAGTCTGCTGTCGACCCGTTGATGGTGCTGGGGAAGCATCTGATTCTTCAATTGGTTGATGTGTGGTTTTCGGCCCATCCATTGTCACATCTGGTGTCTAAAACACTTCTAGCAACAGCGATCCAGGATGATACAGTAGATAAAGCCCTTCTAGCAGTCATATTGGTTGATGCATGTGATATACAGTCTATCGTGAGCGGGCTGCAGAAATGTGCCCCAATCGACCCCCAGACACTATACAGCTTTGCTATATTGCAGCTGAAGCAGCGCACAGTGGTGCTTGGACACCCCTCCGTTCTTTCTACAGCCCAGGCACTGTTTctggtgggatggagggagttgTGCCTCGGCCATGCCCGACGTGCCACCTGCTTCACAGGCTACGCCTGTCGCATAATTGCTACTTTGTACACCTTTTGGCAGGCTGGTGACCACAGAAAGTGTAGCAGAAAGCTCAACGGTGTGGATGTAGGTGCCGTCGAGCAAGAATTGGCACAGAATGTTTACTGGATCTGCCTGGCCACCACAACATGGGGGTTCATGCAAAGCAATCAGCCATTCTCGTTGCTCACTCCGGAAACGACGCCCGACTTCCCGTGCCTGGATGAGGGAGCTTCAGCTATTCTCCGCCTAGATCGCGCATCGGGAAACATCTCCACGCTACAGGCACAAATCCAGGCTACCCAGTGCTTGTGGCCACTCAGTCACATCACCAGTACAGTGGCCCATATCTACACCTTGTATCTCAATGCGCCTACAGTGAACAAGGAAAAGCAGGCTGTGCCATGGCAGAAACAACACCTGCACGAGCTACATCAGCTTTTTCAGCCTTGCTTTGATCGATCTGTTCTGGCGTCGAGGATGCATAGGATCCTTCTCAATGCTATCGAGCTGGTGAAGAACGAGGTCACCGTCGCATCGTCACGGTCTTTTCTATTGACTGCATACCATAGTATTGCTATTCATATGCTCTTCTCTGGAGACAAGAATGATCAAAAGCGGCCGGCGATCTCGCCATCTGTCATCGATCCATTCTGCCAGTCGGCTTCAGCGCTCCTTACAATTCTTCAACAAAGGCCTTCCAGATTGGCAAATTTGATGCCTACAAAAGAGTTTCGAAGCGTTGATGAATCGAGTATAATGCTGTATGCTTTGGACACTTGCAGCAGGGGATTTTCGTACATATATGCGCAACATGAGCATAGCTCGATCGAGGAGCGCAATGTGATTAGTCACCAACAAAGCCAGCTAGCCCATCTTGCCAATCAGCTGCATGAAGCCTGTAAAGGGGATGTAATTTCCCGGCTTGGAGCAGCTATACTGCcggtgaagaagagattgaaGCGTGCGAAGCAAGCCTTCGAACAGCTTGGATCATCCGCCATTCCCCAATCAGCGCTGCTTTCCAGTCAGAACGCGCAGACCCCATCGAGTAACTCGTCTGCCGCAAATGACCCTCTAATGGATCCAGGGCTCAACATTGGCCAGATGGCAGATCCGTCTCTTGCTCCAGATGGCTCCGAGTCTTTACCACTCATGGCAATTGATCAGACCTTGTCGCTCTCTGAGAACCCTTGTGAGATATACGATCCaggcttcttcctcgatggCCCGGTCACAGGGTCACTTCTAGGGTTCCCTGGCCTTGCCAAGATGAACATGCAACTTCAGGATTACGTATCTCTGGAAAGCGACCTGGATCAAGATGCGCTTGCTTTCTTGAGTCAAGGCACGAGTGGCATTTCCTTTGATGAATTGAACGTTCAGAGCGCTGATACCAACCCTTCGGACCCTCAACACAGTGATTTCCTATGA
- a CDS encoding WSC domain-containing protein (COG:G,O;~EggNog:ENOG410PPVN;~InterPro:IPR002889;~PFAM:PF01822;~SECRETED:SignalP(1-23)) encodes MPKASATKIISLSILSFLTTASAYTTAGCYSSAGQLTSAGTNQFQSEGYCQQICTKQNKPVFALHNGDECYCGDSLPPSTAKVSSTQCQTPCSGFPSETCGGANAWLINNSTTVSESTSDDKLVTELKRESTDNVENGIVIAPESDDSDSSSGSSNSSPDTMKVNPTMVETGIPIASSAADGGAAKSTVPSVILTAPSMTGVTVPATGAAAASSMIVAASSASASATATASGAASSGSAAASPSTSAGAAAAAVAGAPASGMIGGVVMAAVVALGL; translated from the exons ATGCCTAAAGCCAGTGCTACCAAGATCATTTCCCTTTcaatcctctccttcctcactACCGCTTCTGCCTACACCACCGCAGGCTGCTATAGCAGTGCTGGCCAGCTAACCTCGGCGGGCACAAATCAATTCCAATCCGAGGGCTACTGCCAGCAAATCTGCACGAAGCAAAACAAGCCCGTCTTTGCCCTCCACAATGGCGACGAATGCTACTGCGGCGACTCCCTGCCTCCTTCAACAGCGAAGGTCTCTTCCACCCAATGCCAGACCCCTTGCTCGGGATTCCCTTCTGAAACTT GCGGCGGCGCCAATGCATGGCTAATCAACAACTCCACCACTGTCTCGGAGTCCACCAGCGACGACAAACTTGTCACGGAACTGAAACGTGAATCCACCGACAACGTCGAGAACGGCATCGTGATTGCCCCAGAGTCCGACGACTCCGACTCGTCCTCGGgatcctccaactcctcccctGATACCATGAAAGTCAACCCTACCATGGTGGAGACCGGTATCCCCATCGCCAGCTCCGCTGCAGACGGAGGCGCAGCCAAGTCTACTGTCCCGAGCGTGATCCTTACCGCACCGTCCATGACGGGCGTCACTGTCCCTGCTactggtgctgctgcggccTCGTCGATGATTGTTGCTGCCTCGTCTGCTTCTGCGTCTGCAACCGCTACTGCGTCCGGAGCGGCGAGCAGTGGCTCGGCTGCTGCGAGCCCATCAACTAGTgcaggtgctgctgctgctgctgtcgccgGTGCTCCTGCCAGTGGGATGATCGGGGGTGTGGTTATGGCGGCAGTTGTTGCGCTCGGACTGTAG